The Phalacrocorax carbo chromosome 23, bPhaCar2.1, whole genome shotgun sequence genome includes a window with the following:
- the SLC16A1 gene encoding monocarboxylate transporter 1: MPPAIGGPVGYTPPEGGWGWAVVIGAFISIGFSYAFPKSITVFFKEIEVIFNASSSKVSWISSIMLAVMYAGGPISSILVNKYGSRPIMIAGGCLSGCGLIAASFCNTVEELYFCVGVVGGLGLAFNLNPALTMIGKYFYKKRPLANGLAMAGSPVFLSTLAPVNQLFFGIFGWRGSFLILGGLLLNCCVAGSLMRPIGPKPDQLKKEATKEVLQEAGKAVKKDDGDTSTDLIGGKTKEQKSTLFQTINKFLDLSLFTHRGFLLYLSGNVIMFFGLFTPLVFLSNYAKSKKIANESAAFLLSILAFVDMVARPSMGLVANTKWIRPRVQYFFAISVIYNGVCHLLAPMSTTYAGFCIYAGFFGFAFGWLSSVLFETLMDLVGAQRFSSAVGLVTIVECCPVLLGPPLLGKLNDMYGDYKYTYWACGVILIVSGIYLFIGMGINYRLVAKEQKAEEKARNEGKEEETNIDEAEKQKEANNDVAPSPQKSAEDGVKEEESHM, encoded by the exons ATGCCACCAGCCATCGGAGGCCCTGTGGGATACACTCCTCCTGAAGGAGGATGGGGATGGGCCGTGGTCATCGGAGCCTTCATCTCCATTGGGTTTTCCTATGCCTTCCCCAAATCCATCACAGTGTTCTTCAAAGAGATTGAGGTCATCTTCAATGCATCCAGCAGCAAAGTCTCATGGATCTCTTCCATCATGCTGGCTGTCATGTATGCAGGAG GTCCCATCAGCAGCATCCTGGTGAATAAATACGGCAGCCGGCCCATCATGATTGCTGGTGGCTGCCTCTCCGGGTGCGGGTTGATTGCAGCCTCTTTCTGCAACACAGTGGAGGAGCTCTACTTCTGCGTTGGGGTCGTAGGGG gCCTTGGACTCGCGTTTAACTTGAACCCAGCTTTAACCATGATTGGCAAGTACTTCTACAAGAAGCGTCCCCTGGCTAACGGGCTGGCAATGGCAGGCAGCCCCGTGTTCCTCTCCACCCTGGCGCCCGTGAACCAGCTCTTCTTCGGCATATTTGGCTGGCGCGGCAGCTTCCTCATCCTTGGCGGTCTCTTGCTGAACTGCTGCGTTGCTGGATCCCTGATGCGGCCCATAGGCCCCAAGCCGGATCAGCTGAAGAAAGAGGCCACCAaggaggtgctgcaggaagCTGGGAAGGCAGTGAAAAAGGACGACGGTGACACCAGCACAGACCTCATCGGCGGGAAGACCAAGGAACAGAAGAGCACACTTTTCCAGACAATCAACAAGTTCTTGGACTTGTCCCTGTTCACGCACAGGGGCTTCCTGCTCTATTTGTCAGGCAATGTGATCATGTTCTTTGGGCTGTTCACACCCTTGGTCTTCCTCAGCAATTATGCAAAGAGCAAGAAGATTGCTAACGAGTCTGCAGCCTTCCTGCTCTCCATCCTGGCCTTCGTAGACATGGTGGCCAGACCTTCCATGGGACTGGTGGCAAACACCAAGTGGATCAGACCCAGAGTCCAGTATTTCTTTGCCATCTCTGTGATTTACAACGGGGTGTGCCACCTCTTGGCCCCCATGTCCACTACCTATGCTGGCTTCTGTATTTATGCCGGCTTCTTTGGCTTTGCCTTCGGCTGGCTGAGCTCAGTCCTGTTTGAGACCCTGATGGACCTGGTGGGAGCACAGCGGTTCTCCAGCGCTGTCGGCCTGGTGACCATTGTGGAGTGCTGCCCTGTGCTTCTGGGACCCCCTCTGCTAG GGAAGCTCAACGACATGTACGGCGACTACAAGTACACATACTGGGCCTGCGGGGTTATCCTCATCGTCTCTGGGATCTACCTCTTCATCGGGATGGGCATCAACTACCGCCTGGTGGCAAAGGAGCAGAAGGCGGAGGAGAAGGCAAGGaatgaagggaaggaggaggagaccAACATCGATgaggcagagaagcagaaagaagcaaacaacgATGTGGCCCCCTCGCCTCAGAAGAGCGCGGAGGATGGTGTCAAAGAGGAGGAGAGCCACATGTGA